Proteins co-encoded in one Tautonia rosea genomic window:
- a CDS encoding HNH endonuclease translates to MSAAVLDRPTLVLNRNWQPVNVASVSRALVMLWNESARVVDPDDFRLYDWADWARLKPRDDEPFIQAVTFRMRVPEVVTLSHYDRYRESTVTFSRRNIFKRDHSTCQYCGTRPGSSELTIDHVLPRAQGGVSSWENCVLACVACNSRKANRTPEQAQMKLRKKPFRPEWRPLYAYSTMRIESWSRFVSEAYWNVALDEGV, encoded by the coding sequence ATGAGCGCCGCTGTCCTTGATCGCCCGACCCTGGTCCTGAACCGGAACTGGCAACCGGTGAATGTGGCCTCGGTGTCTCGGGCGTTGGTGATGCTGTGGAACGAGTCGGCCCGCGTCGTCGACCCCGACGATTTCCGACTCTACGACTGGGCCGACTGGGCCCGGTTGAAACCTCGGGACGACGAGCCGTTCATCCAGGCCGTGACGTTCCGCATGCGCGTGCCGGAGGTTGTGACGCTGTCGCACTACGACCGGTATCGCGAGTCGACCGTGACCTTCAGCCGACGCAACATTTTCAAGCGCGATCACTCGACCTGCCAGTACTGCGGCACACGGCCGGGGTCGTCGGAACTGACGATCGACCACGTGTTGCCGAGGGCGCAGGGGGGTGTTTCGTCGTGGGAGAATTGTGTGTTGGCCTGCGTGGCCTGCAATTCTCGCAAGGCCAATCGCACGCCCGAGCAGGCACAGATGAAGCTCCGCAAGAAGCCGTTTCGGCCGGAGTGGAGGCCATTGTATGCCTATTCGACCATGCGGATTGAAAGCTGGTCACGCTTCGTCAGCGAGGCGTACTGGAACGTGGCCCTCGACGAGGGGGTATGA
- the leuS gene encoding leucine--tRNA ligase codes for MPAYHPQRIETKWQAYWDAHETFRVADLVPDQPKLYILDMFPYPSGAGLHVGHPEGYTATDILCRFKRMRGFNVLHPMGWDAFGLPAEQYAIQTGTHPRITTQKNIDTFRRQIKALGFSYDWSREVDTTDPDYYKWTQWIFLQLYDTWYDPDFSWTDPEGRSRVGKGRPIADLPIPADCPDPDAFRDGKRLAYRAEVPVNWCPALGTVLANEEVIDGKSERGGHPVVRMPLKQWMLRITAYGDRLIEDLDIVDWPRAIKDMQRNWVGRSEGAEVDFKIKRGGDFDNWRQARSSSGWPESAPDDVIRVYTTRPDTLFGATYMVLAPEHPLVDRLTTPEQKDAVALYRQQAAGKSDLDRTDLAKTKTGVFTGGFAVNPANGEPVPVWIADYVLMGYGTGAIMAVPAHDERDFEFAKTFNLPIRPVVSPSDAWLSSHAPEGIDDPRAHYNRNPGTFPEAFCDEGLAFNSRNPEVALDGKGTDAAKAVMIRWLDSSGLGRKTVNFKLRDWLFSRQRYWGEPFPILFDADEHHHAVPETELPVRLPEIDDFKPSSSGRPEPPLAKATDWVRYSDTYLRETNTMPQWAGSCWYYLRYIDPKNADRPWDPEKERYWMPVDLYVGGAEHAVLHLLYSRFWHKVLFDRGLVSTAEPFQRLVNQGMILGETEYTAYRDESGAWVSSNEITEDVGNGIHLRSGGQATAIKLSDDQVTKKGDAFVLVDDASIRVDARAHKMSKSRGNVINPDEVIADYGADSLRLYEMFMGPLEATKPWSMKGVEGVYRFLGRAWRMIVDDKADDIQLAPQVQDVPLDAEAAKVVARTVAGVTDDLEAMRFNTAISKLMEFVNVFTSRDVRPKGAMETFTLLLAPMAPHLGEELWHILGHSQTLSYEPWPTFDPALLVDNEVEIPVQINGKIKARLVVPAQADKDLLESLARSDARIAPLLEGKTIRKAIVVPGKLVNFVVG; via the coding sequence ATGCCGGCCTACCACCCCCAGCGCATCGAGACGAAGTGGCAAGCCTACTGGGACGCTCACGAAACGTTCCGCGTCGCCGACCTCGTCCCCGATCAGCCCAAGCTCTACATCCTCGACATGTTCCCCTACCCCTCCGGGGCTGGCCTGCATGTCGGCCACCCCGAAGGGTACACCGCCACCGACATCCTCTGCCGCTTCAAGCGCATGCGCGGCTTCAACGTCCTGCACCCGATGGGCTGGGACGCCTTCGGCCTCCCCGCCGAGCAGTACGCCATCCAGACCGGCACCCACCCCCGCATCACGACCCAAAAAAATATCGACACCTTCCGACGGCAGATCAAGGCCCTCGGCTTCTCCTACGACTGGTCCCGAGAGGTCGATACCACCGACCCCGACTACTACAAGTGGACCCAGTGGATCTTCCTCCAGCTCTACGACACCTGGTACGACCCCGACTTCTCCTGGACCGACCCCGAAGGCCGCTCCCGCGTCGGCAAGGGCCGCCCCATCGCCGACTTGCCCATCCCCGCCGATTGCCCCGACCCCGACGCCTTCCGCGACGGCAAGCGCCTCGCCTACCGTGCCGAGGTCCCCGTCAACTGGTGCCCCGCGCTCGGCACCGTCCTCGCCAATGAAGAGGTGATCGACGGCAAGTCCGAGCGTGGCGGCCACCCCGTCGTCCGGATGCCCCTGAAGCAGTGGATGCTCCGCATCACGGCCTACGGCGACCGCCTCATCGAGGATCTCGACATCGTCGACTGGCCCCGCGCCATCAAAGACATGCAGCGCAACTGGGTCGGCCGCTCCGAGGGGGCCGAGGTCGACTTCAAGATCAAGCGCGGCGGCGACTTCGACAACTGGCGGCAGGCCCGCTCCTCCTCCGGCTGGCCCGAATCCGCCCCCGACGACGTGATCCGCGTCTACACGACCCGCCCCGACACCCTCTTCGGCGCGACCTACATGGTCCTCGCCCCCGAGCACCCGCTCGTCGACCGCCTCACCACCCCCGAGCAAAAGGACGCCGTCGCCCTCTACCGCCAACAGGCCGCCGGCAAGAGCGACCTCGACCGCACTGACCTCGCCAAGACCAAGACCGGCGTCTTCACAGGCGGCTTTGCCGTCAACCCCGCCAACGGCGAGCCCGTGCCCGTCTGGATCGCCGACTACGTCTTGATGGGTTACGGCACCGGCGCCATCATGGCCGTCCCCGCCCACGACGAACGTGACTTCGAGTTTGCAAAAACCTTCAACCTCCCCATCCGCCCCGTCGTCTCCCCCTCCGACGCCTGGCTCTCCTCCCACGCTCCCGAAGGAATCGACGACCCTCGCGCCCACTACAACCGAAACCCAGGCACCTTCCCCGAAGCCTTCTGCGACGAAGGCCTCGCCTTCAACTCTCGAAACCCCGAGGTCGCCCTCGACGGCAAGGGGACCGACGCCGCCAAGGCCGTGATGATCCGCTGGCTCGATTCCTCCGGCCTCGGCCGCAAGACCGTGAACTTCAAGCTCCGCGACTGGCTCTTCAGCCGTCAACGCTACTGGGGCGAGCCCTTCCCCATCCTCTTCGACGCCGACGAGCACCACCACGCCGTCCCCGAGACCGAACTGCCCGTTCGTCTTCCTGAGATCGACGACTTCAAGCCGTCCTCCTCCGGTCGTCCAGAGCCCCCCCTCGCCAAGGCGACCGACTGGGTGAGATACTCCGATACCTACCTCCGCGAAACGAACACCATGCCCCAGTGGGCCGGCTCCTGCTGGTACTACCTTCGCTACATCGACCCGAAGAACGCCGATCGCCCCTGGGACCCCGAGAAAGAACGTTACTGGATGCCCGTCGATCTCTACGTCGGCGGCGCCGAGCACGCCGTGCTCCACCTGCTCTACTCCCGCTTCTGGCACAAGGTCCTCTTCGACCGCGGCCTCGTCTCCACCGCCGAGCCGTTTCAGCGCCTCGTCAATCAGGGGATGATCCTCGGCGAAACCGAATACACCGCCTACCGCGACGAATCCGGTGCCTGGGTCTCATCGAACGAGATCACCGAGGACGTCGGCAACGGCATCCACCTCCGCTCCGGCGGCCAGGCGACTGCGATCAAGCTCTCCGACGACCAGGTCACGAAGAAGGGTGATGCCTTCGTCCTCGTCGACGACGCCTCCATCCGCGTCGATGCCCGCGCCCACAAGATGTCCAAGAGCCGCGGCAACGTCATCAACCCCGACGAGGTCATCGCCGACTACGGAGCCGACAGTCTTCGACTTTACGAAATGTTTATGGGTCCGCTTGAAGCCACCAAGCCCTGGAGCATGAAGGGGGTCGAGGGCGTTTACCGCTTCCTCGGCCGCGCCTGGCGGATGATCGTCGACGACAAGGCCGACGACATCCAGCTCGCCCCCCAGGTCCAGGACGTCCCACTCGACGCCGAGGCCGCCAAGGTCGTCGCCCGCACCGTTGCCGGCGTGACAGATGACCTGGAGGCCATGCGGTTCAACACCGCCATCAGCAAGCTCATGGAGTTCGTCAACGTCTTCACCAGTCGTGACGTCCGCCCGAAAGGCGCGATGGAGACCTTCACTCTCCTGCTCGCCCCGATGGCCCCCCATCTCGGCGAGGAACTCTGGCACATTCTCGGCCACTCGCAAACGCTCTCCTACGAGCCCTGGCCCACCTTCGACCCCGCCCTGCTCGTCGACAATGAGGTCGAGATCCCCGTCCAGATCAACGGCAAGATCAAGGCCCGCCTCGTCGTCCCAGCCCAGGCCGACAAGGATCTTCTCGAATCCCTCGCCCGATCCGACGCCCGGATCGCCCCCTTGCTTGAAGGCAAGACGATCCGCAAGGCCATCGTCGTCCCCGGCAAGCTCGTCAACTTCGTCGTTGGCTAG
- a CDS encoding NAD-dependent epimerase/dehydratase family protein yields the protein MNYLVTGGAGFIGSHLCERLLDDGHSVLALDDLSTGRFSNVAHLEGRPGFELRVASVTEPDVVERCITESQAVFHLASAVGVRLVVDEPVKTIETIVNGTDVLLRCCARYRRPMLLTSTSEVYGKSERIPFREEDDVVLGPSTTRRWAYAGAKMLDEFLALAHWHEARLPVVVARLFNTVGPRQTGRYGMVIPRFITQGIAGEPLTVYGSGQQTRCFAHVKDVVEALVQLIHHPEARGQVFNVGNDEEVSILGLAERIRDLTGRRSEIRTIPYDEAYTSGFEDMVRRVPSLEKIQRLIGYTPTRNLGTILADVLAEAEQPTGPIE from the coding sequence ATGAACTATCTGGTCACCGGTGGCGCCGGGTTTATCGGCAGCCACCTTTGCGAGCGATTGCTCGATGATGGTCACTCGGTGCTGGCCCTGGACGACCTGAGCACTGGGCGTTTTTCCAACGTCGCGCATCTGGAAGGGCGTCCGGGCTTTGAGCTGCGGGTGGCGAGCGTCACCGAGCCGGACGTGGTGGAGCGTTGCATCACCGAGAGTCAGGCGGTGTTTCACCTGGCAAGCGCCGTCGGCGTGCGGCTGGTGGTGGACGAGCCGGTGAAGACGATCGAAACGATTGTGAATGGGACTGATGTGCTGTTGCGGTGCTGCGCGCGGTATCGGCGGCCGATGCTGCTGACTTCGACCAGTGAAGTGTACGGGAAGAGTGAGCGGATCCCGTTCCGCGAGGAAGATGACGTGGTGCTTGGCCCGAGTACGACCCGCCGCTGGGCGTATGCCGGGGCGAAGATGCTCGACGAGTTTTTGGCGCTCGCCCACTGGCACGAGGCGCGGTTGCCGGTGGTGGTGGCTCGCCTGTTCAACACGGTCGGACCGAGGCAGACGGGCCGGTACGGGATGGTGATACCTCGGTTCATCACGCAGGGGATTGCGGGAGAACCGCTGACCGTTTACGGAAGCGGCCAGCAGACGCGATGCTTTGCCCACGTGAAGGACGTGGTCGAGGCGCTCGTGCAGTTGATCCATCACCCCGAGGCTCGGGGGCAGGTGTTTAACGTTGGCAATGATGAGGAAGTGTCGATTCTCGGGTTGGCCGAGCGTATTCGGGATTTGACCGGCCGACGGAGCGAGATCCGGACAATCCCTTATGATGAGGCGTACACGTCTGGCTTTGAGGATATGGTGCGGCGGGTGCCGAGCCTGGAGAAGATCCAGCGGTTGATCGGCTATACACCGACCCGAAACCTCGGGACCATTCTCGCCGATGTGCTGGCCGAGGCGGAGCAGCCGACAGGGCCGATCGAGTGA
- a CDS encoding competence/damage-inducible protein A: MHAELLMIGSELISGAKLDTNGQWLCNRLASLGIPVRFSTLLGDDLDDNVAAFALAISRSDLVVTSGGLGPTQDDLTRDALARAAGVGLVQNDEALGMIEALFARRNREMPDRNRIQALIPEGSSILPNPIGTAPGIWMKTGIAHVACLPGVPRELKAMFDEELAPRLRAVGLAGRMIVNRVINLFGLGESEVEAQAPDLTARGRIPEVGITASDATISFRIRAEGADEAEALALMQPTVDAIYERFGDLIVGEGTDDVAEALVSLLQSHGKTLAVAESCTGGLIAHRLTRIPGVSPVFPGGIVSYANEAKTSLLDVPADLIDSVGAVSAEVAEAMAVGVRRRFGADLGLSVTGVAGPTGGSPDKPVGLVYLGLSLDNHILHRRLSLGSEQPRPVIQSRSAKHALNFARLGLLGQQS, from the coding sequence ATGCATGCCGAACTCCTGATGATCGGAAGCGAGCTGATTAGCGGCGCCAAGCTCGACACCAACGGCCAGTGGCTTTGCAACCGCCTTGCCTCGCTCGGCATTCCCGTCCGCTTCTCGACCCTCTTGGGAGACGACCTTGACGACAACGTCGCCGCCTTCGCCCTGGCCATCTCCCGATCCGATCTGGTCGTCACCAGCGGCGGCCTTGGCCCGACCCAGGACGACCTGACCCGCGACGCCCTCGCCCGAGCCGCCGGCGTCGGCCTCGTTCAGAATGACGAGGCCCTCGGCATGATCGAGGCCCTCTTCGCCCGCCGCAACCGCGAGATGCCCGACCGCAACCGCATCCAGGCCCTCATCCCCGAAGGCTCCTCGATCCTCCCGAACCCGATCGGCACCGCCCCCGGCATCTGGATGAAGACCGGCATCGCCCACGTCGCTTGCCTTCCCGGTGTCCCCCGAGAGCTGAAGGCGATGTTCGACGAGGAACTCGCCCCCCGCCTCCGCGCCGTCGGCCTGGCCGGTCGGATGATCGTCAACCGAGTGATCAACCTGTTCGGCCTCGGCGAATCCGAGGTCGAGGCCCAGGCCCCCGACCTCACCGCTCGCGGCCGCATCCCTGAGGTCGGCATCACCGCCTCCGACGCCACCATCAGCTTCCGCATCCGCGCCGAGGGGGCCGACGAGGCCGAGGCCCTCGCCCTCATGCAGCCCACCGTCGACGCCATCTACGAGCGCTTCGGCGACCTGATCGTCGGCGAAGGCACCGACGACGTGGCCGAGGCCCTCGTTTCACTCCTCCAATCCCACGGCAAGACCCTCGCCGTCGCCGAGTCCTGCACCGGCGGCCTCATCGCCCACCGCTTGACCCGTATTCCCGGCGTCAGCCCCGTCTTTCCCGGCGGCATCGTCTCCTACGCCAACGAGGCCAAGACCTCCCTGCTCGACGTCCCCGCAGATCTGATCGACTCCGTCGGCGCCGTCAGCGCCGAGGTCGCCGAGGCGATGGCCGTCGGCGTCCGCCGTCGCTTCGGCGCCGACCTCGGCCTCTCTGTCACCGGCGTCGCCGGCCCCACCGGCGGCTCCCCCGACAAACCCGTCGGCCTCGTCTACCTCGGCCTCTCCCTCGACAACCACATCCTCCACCGCCGCCTCTCCCTCGGCTCCGAACAGCCCCGCCCCGTCATCCAGAGCCGCTCCGCCAAGCACGCCCTCAACTTCGCCCGCCTCGGCCTCCTCGGTCAGCAATCGTAG
- a CDS encoding PrsW family glutamic-type intramembrane protease, translating to MGGHGLQINGFSFTTAVMIAAVVAIGISWLIRRNVPRWLVLGLFVGGGLASFVLTGMFNRLLLPVEAALAGKPGSVQSGIVEVILTAALSEQTARLAIILLAAVAFRDWVGSEAALCCALIGLGFAAIENAMFALLSEGPGEVLVSRSVATLTHGAMGLIMGFFVGRAIGTDRIRVRPLIFALIVPFVIHALYDVGVVLLEHQEFPEISDEPSASELRALGAPLGILGAGFLLWITMMVWAVRILRAQRRSVGCRSEATVAQHASQGVITPSDAEK from the coding sequence ATGGGCGGACACGGTCTTCAGATCAATGGGTTCTCGTTCACGACCGCGGTGATGATTGCGGCGGTTGTGGCCATTGGAATCTCCTGGTTGATCCGCAGAAATGTCCCGCGTTGGTTGGTCCTGGGGTTGTTCGTGGGGGGTGGTCTGGCTTCCTTCGTCCTGACAGGGATGTTCAACCGCCTGTTGTTGCCCGTCGAAGCGGCACTGGCCGGGAAGCCGGGATCGGTTCAGTCGGGCATCGTCGAGGTAATTCTCACGGCGGCGCTGTCGGAACAGACTGCGCGGCTGGCGATCATCTTGCTCGCCGCGGTCGCGTTCAGAGATTGGGTCGGTTCCGAGGCGGCGCTGTGCTGCGCGTTGATCGGACTCGGGTTCGCAGCCATCGAAAATGCCATGTTTGCGCTGCTGAGCGAGGGGCCGGGGGAGGTATTGGTTTCGCGGAGCGTCGCGACACTGACTCACGGCGCGATGGGCCTGATCATGGGGTTTTTTGTCGGTCGAGCCATCGGGACGGATCGAATCCGAGTACGACCCTTGATCTTTGCGCTGATCGTGCCGTTCGTCATTCATGCCCTCTATGATGTCGGGGTCGTATTGCTCGAGCACCAGGAGTTCCCTGAGATTTCCGACGAACCGAGTGCTTCGGAACTCAGGGCGCTCGGGGCTCCGCTGGGGATCCTCGGCGCGGGCTTCCTTCTCTGGATCACGATGATGGTCTGGGCGGTTCGGATTCTTCGAGCCCAGCGGAGGTCTGTGGGTTGCAGGAGCGAGGCAACGGTTGCTCAGCACGCCAGTCAGGGAGTCATCACCCCTAGCGACGCAGAAAAGTGA
- a CDS encoding peptidoglycan recognition protein family protein — translation MDARWQTLRMSRLTRLMVFGLAIGMVTMAGCKHRRSSYRPTFINSEPVLMSPTPSSSTVIPTDPTPYEYEFDAAPPSSVPPAYEDTYGPYVSPPASPGPANEPELNLSPLEEDEPLPQPSKGSTIPSDVGEPPRVLPPQTRNESGRTATRISARSDLRSKVQAMADDPLDLVQPPRADRPWRYIVVHHSASEAGGYAQIDREHRERAGLDGCSYHFIIGNGTESQDGMIEVTRRWSDQKPGAHCRDAKHPSVNEYGIGICLVGDLDATRPTPKQIEAARTLVAYLQERYAIPGDRVGSHGGFSATPTVCPGAHFPDEAIFGRPSLAAAR, via the coding sequence ATGGACGCGCGATGGCAGACGCTCCGGATGAGTCGGTTGACTCGTCTGATGGTGTTCGGCCTGGCGATCGGGATGGTCACGATGGCCGGCTGCAAGCATCGTCGATCAAGCTATCGACCAACGTTCATCAACTCTGAACCGGTGTTGATGAGTCCGACTCCCTCGTCGAGCACGGTGATCCCGACCGATCCGACGCCGTATGAGTACGAGTTCGACGCGGCTCCTCCGTCGTCGGTCCCACCGGCGTATGAGGACACGTACGGACCGTATGTCTCTCCTCCGGCCAGTCCGGGACCGGCGAATGAACCGGAGTTGAACCTCAGCCCGCTGGAGGAAGATGAGCCCTTGCCGCAACCAAGCAAGGGCTCCACGATTCCCTCGGACGTGGGCGAACCGCCCCGCGTTCTGCCACCGCAGACCCGGAACGAATCGGGCCGGACCGCAACGCGGATCAGTGCGCGGTCCGATCTGCGGTCGAAGGTCCAGGCGATGGCCGATGATCCGCTTGATTTGGTGCAACCGCCCCGAGCGGATCGGCCCTGGCGGTACATCGTGGTGCATCATAGCGCCTCGGAGGCCGGGGGCTATGCCCAGATCGACCGAGAGCACCGGGAGCGGGCTGGGCTCGACGGTTGCAGTTATCACTTTATCATCGGCAATGGAACCGAAAGCCAGGACGGGATGATTGAAGTCACCCGGCGATGGTCGGACCAGAAGCCGGGCGCGCATTGCCGAGATGCCAAACACCCGAGCGTCAACGAGTACGGCATCGGGATTTGCCTGGTCGGCGATCTCGACGCGACCAGGCCGACCCCGAAGCAGATTGAGGCTGCCCGGACCCTCGTTGCGTATCTGCAAGAACGTTACGCGATTCCTGGCGACCGCGTGGGAAGCCACGGCGGGTTTTCGGCAACTCCGACCGTTTGCCCCGGTGCGCACTTCCCGGATGAAGCGATTTTCGGACGTCCGAGCCTTGCGGCGGCTCGCTAG